The Polaribacter sp. Q13 sequence CAGCCGTACTTATTACTATTGGACTCAGATATTTGTTAAGAAGGTAAGTAGATAAATAATTAGTGGCTAATGTCTTCTCAAAACCTTCAGAGGTTATTTCTTTATCGTAATAATAAGCACCTGCATTATTGATCAAGTAATCTATTTGGTCAAAATCAGTAATAATCTCTTTTGCTATCTTTTTAGTTTGCGCTAAAGATGATAAGTCCGCTTGATAAATGTGTATCTGATTAGCAGTAGCGTTAGGTAGCTTTGTTAAGGCAGTTAACTTCTCTTTATTCCTTCCTATGATTCCAATTTTATAGTCGCCTTTTTTTATTAACGCTTCAACAAGTGCTTTTCCTATGCCATTTGTAGCACCAGATATAATAATGTTTTCCATTTTTGATTGCCTTTAATTAAATTCCAAAGTTTTCTTTCAACATAGTTATCATCTCACCATCAGATAGTTTTGCTCTTGCTTCTAACATTTGTTCTGCATCATTACCTGCAGGAAATCTAAGTTGATTTGTAGTATCATGGATCGCTATGTCTATTACTTCAGCAACCGTGTTTGGTGCGCTTCCAGGGAAAGTATCATTTGTTTCTTCGCCTTTATAGGTTTTCATTATTTTATCTACAACAACTTTATAGTCGCTAATGTTCTCGTCATTAAAAGCTGCAGATTTACTAAAGTTTGATGTAATAACACCTGGTTCAATAATTTTTACATTAATACCCAATGGTTCAAGTTCGTACTGTAACGCTTCAGAAATGCCTTCTACGGCATATTTTGTCGCTCCATAAACGCTACCTAGAGGTAATGCAACACGACCACCCATTGATGATATGTTTACAATAGTTCCTGATTTTTGTTTACGCATAATAGGTAAAACTGTTTGCGTCGTTTCAAGCAGTCCAATAACGTTTACATTGTATTGTTCACGAATGGTTGCAATAGGAGTTGCTTCTAGAGTCCCTAACATACCATAACCTGCATTATTTAGTAAAACGTCTATAGTTTGAAACTTTTTAACAGCTGCCATTACAGCGGATTTAATAGAACTACTGTCCGTAACATCTAATCGCGTCACCAAAACATTTTGTAAATCTGCTAAATCTTTTCCGCTTTCTGTATTCCGCATTGTTGCCACTACATTCCACCCTTTTTGCTGAAAATGAATTGCTGTTGCTTTTCCTATTCCGCTACTTGCTCCTGTAATAAAAATTGTTTTGTTCATCACTTTAATTTTTTAATGATTATTAATGATGCAAAATTATAAAGGAGAGCAGGAGTAGAGGTATATCAATTTCCGATTCTTGTATACTAATTTCTGATTTAATTTTTATTGGAATATAAATAATGCAAAACGGTAAGTATATAAAGGGCTTGCGGT is a genomic window containing:
- a CDS encoding SDR family oxidoreductase; amino-acid sequence: MNKTIFITGASSGIGKATAIHFQQKGWNVVATMRNTESGKDLADLQNVLVTRLDVTDSSSIKSAVMAAVKKFQTIDVLLNNAGYGMLGTLEATPIATIREQYNVNVIGLLETTQTVLPIMRKQKSGTIVNISSMGGRVALPLGSVYGATKYAVEGISEALQYELEPLGINVKIIEPGVITSNFSKSAAFNDENISDYKVVVDKIMKTYKGEETNDTFPGSAPNTVAEVIDIAIHDTTNQLRFPAGNDAEQMLEARAKLSDGEMITMLKENFGI